The sequence ATTTATATTTTTTTATTTAATATGCGGAATCGCCGCGACGCTACTCCACAGCCTAACCTCTTCCAATTCCACCATTCCGATGATCGGAGCAAGCGGTGCGATCTCCGGTGTCCTGGGTGCTTATGTACTGTTGTTTCCAAAGGCGAAAATCCTCGCCCTGATTCCCTTCGGGTTTTTCCTACGGCTGACATATCTACCTTCTCTTGTCTTTCTCGGGATATGGTTCTTATATCAGTTTCTCCTGGGTCTATCGTCGATCGGCGCAGCAGGCGGCGGTGTGGCATATTTTGCACACATCGGCGGGTTCATCGCCGGCCTTTTACTTGCCCTTCCTTTTAAATTCAAAAAGAGAAGAGGACCTTATGAATACACAATACAATGATGTCAAGACATATAGATTTAAAAAAATTATATGTTTCGGAAATATCGATCTTTATGAACTAAAGGAGGTATAATGATTAAAATTCTATTTCTCTTCTGTGCTGTATACGGCTACCGCACTCCCCTTCTCAATAAAGTTGACCCGCGTTGTTATGAGAATGACTTTGTACGTGTTTGGGTCTACTTTACTGACAAGGGTATCAGCACGGATAATTATCACAAAGCGCTTCAAACCGTGAAAGAAAAGATGAACAAGCTGTCCCTTGAGAGGAGAAAACTCAGAGGAGGTGTAATAGACTACGATGATATCCCGCTAAATGAGGAATATGTCGAGGCGGTCGAGGAACTGGGAGGGCTGCGGCTGCGAAAATCAAAATGGCTCAATGCCGCAAGCTACTGGATTGCAAAAGATGATATCGACGAAATAGCGGCTCTCGATTTCGTCTACAAAATCACGCCGGTGGCGTATTTCAAATCCCCTGTTGAGAATGAAACAGCGGTATTAGACACTGAATTATTCGGCTTGACTTATAAGCAATTGCAAATGTTCAATATCGACAGTCTGCACAACCGTGGGATATTCGGTTCAAATATAAAGATCGGGATACTCGATACCGGCTTGAGAAGGGTCCACACCGCTTTGGACAATGTGAGAGTCATCGCAGAACACGATTTCATCGACGGTGACCAGATATATATGGGAGACACACCGATTACAGAACGGAGCGGGATATGCAGTGACCTCGCCTTCTTAAAAACCGGATCACGGCTCAACCTGTTTTTTTCAGGTGACACCATCAAATACTCGGTCTACCCGGTACGGGACATATTCTATACATACTCAACCGATGAAGGTAACCAGTGGCAGCCTTTGATAAAACTGACCGACAATTTCAACAACTGGGTGAATGCAATCGACGTATGTGGAAACGACACAATGTTCATCTTTTATCGAGACCGTTACGGAATAAAATATATCGCTTACCACGACACCGTCATCGCCTCGGCTTCGATCACGGGTCAGGGCTACTGGCAGCCCTCAGTGGTTCAGGTAAATGACACGGTGTACATCACCTATCAACAGAAAAATTATCTTTATTTGAACAAAGGCAATGCCGGCGGTTTCATCCAGGAAAGAATAATCGACTCCTGCCAGTCATCTGTTAAAGAACCGAAGATACTGTCGAACAACAGCGAACTCGCCGTTTTCTACCACACCTATCCAGAAGACACCCTGTATCTGGTAAAAGGAGCCGTCTCAGACAGCATATTCATCCGGACACCTATAGGAAACGGGGAATCAGCTGAAGCAATAAATACCGGTGACACCATCTTTCTTGTATGGAAAGACGCAACCGATGTGCCGCTATTTAAAGTAGCATTCGCCAGATCAACAGATTTCGGCGACAGCTTCACAGACACAATTCTCTCGGACGCATTCAACTCCATAGAAAAAATATCCATTGAAAAATTCAACAGTACAATAACCGTTATGTGGAGTTCAGCAGGAAAGATTTACTTCAGAACTTCATTCGACGACGGCATCACCTTCTCCTCGATTGACTCTTTAAATCAAGAATTTGTTTATCTCCCGACACTGGGTTCCAACTCAAGCGGGATCCTGAATTTTTACTGCTCCCGTGGTGATTCGATCACCGACGATTACACTCCCGGTGAAAAGGATTATTGGTTTCCACACCATGGAACGAAGATGCTCGGAATAATCGGTGGTTATTCACGAAACAATTATATCGGAGTCGCACCGGCGGCGCAGTTTTTAGTCGCGAAAACAGAAAAACCCGACACCTCACCACCCTATGAATATCCCATTGAAGAAGACACCTGGATATCAGGATTGGAATGGTTGGAATCCAGAGGTGCGGATATAGTCAACAGCTCACTCGGTTATACTGAATGGTACAGCTGGCCTGATGAATTCAACGGAAGAACATCACCGGCTTCAATAGCGGCTTCCCAGGCTGCAAAACGCGGCGTGATCATAGTAAATTCCTCAGGTAACTTCTCCGTACCCCGAATCGTCATCCCCGGTGATGCAGAAGGTGTCATCACGGTGGGAGGCATAGATACCCTGTTCAACCGCTGGCAATATTCAGGATACTTCCCTACATCTGACCATACAGTCCATAAACCTGAGATCGTCTCTCTGTCCGATGCTCCGATTGTGGTGAATCCGGATTCAGTAAATTCATACCTCTATTCCAGCGGAACCTCGGGTGCCGCTGCGATGATTTCTGGAATCTGTGCCCTGTTATTGGAAGGACATCCACAATGGAATGTCGATTCAATCAGGTATGCACTCTTCTCTACGGCGAGTTATGCTGAGGCTCCCAATGACAGTATGGGCTATGGCTGGCCCGACGCCTTAGCTGCTTTTGATATTTCTCCGAGTACTTATCATGCTGAAGGTGGAGCGTTCTTTCTCACCCCTTATCCCAATCCTTTCCTCCTTACCCGGCATCAGACCGTCTATCTTCCATTTCAACTGGATATGTCCCACATCGTTGAATTCAGAATATACTCAATAAACGGCAGGCTGATCAAGAAAGAATCCAGGGAAGGTACGCTATTACCCGGTCGCTACACAGACGAAGATCCTACATCTCCGAATGCTGCATTTATGTGGGACGGCACAGATCAGGACGGTAAAGAAGTCGCCAGTGGTCTATACTACTGTATCCTCATCACGCACGGCGGAGGAAACGATATTGCAAAGATTGCTGTAATGAGATAGATAAAATATCATCTGGTACAGACCTCTCTCCGCCAGGTCGTCACGATCACAGAGAGCGGCAGACGTACTAATTCCTTGGTGCCGCTGAATATGCGAACTTCTTTTTCTTTGATGGCCGAACCGATTCTGGTATGTGGTATATTATTAAAAATTTGTTTAAATTCAACTGCTTTTTCTCTTGAAATTTCAACCAAAAATCTGGTATTGGATTCTGAAAACAGAATAAAATCATGGCGTTTTTTAACGCCGTCATAGACCACCCTGTCAAGATCTATCTCGGCTCCGATATCTCCACTCATCGCCATTTCTGCAATACACAATCCAAGGCCTCCTTCTGAAAGGTCATGGCACGAAAGGACCAGACCCTGCTCGATTGCACGATGCAATCTCCTCATAATCTCCGGCGCCGCCTTTAAATCCACGCCTGGAACCTTTCCACCTTTAATACCGAGATATTTAAAGTATTCTGACCCTCCGAGTTCTTCTTTCGTAACACCGATCAGATAAAGTTCACTGCCTTCTTCTTTCAA is a genomic window of candidate division WOR-3 bacterium containing:
- a CDS encoding rhomboid family intramembrane serine protease — translated: MLPLKDDIPSYSRPIVTYTILGINIVVFLYELMLGRNLHNFINRFGTVPYHIFHPTGASSYMTLFSSMFIHASFMHVFGNMLFLWIFADNVEDEIGHVKFIFFYLICGIAATLLHSLTSSNSTIPMIGASGAISGVLGAYVLLFPKAKILALIPFGFFLRLTYLPSLVFLGIWFLYQFLLGLSSIGAAGGGVAYFAHIGGFIAGLLLALPFKFKKRRGPYEYTIQ